One Lysobacter enzymogenes DNA segment encodes these proteins:
- the orn gene encoding oligoribonuclease — translation MSGHPGHEHGHEHRLIWIDLEMTGLDTDRDSILEIATVVTDAQLSVLAEGPELAIAHPLQRLEAMDEWNRNQHGKSGLWQRVLEQGVTMEEAERRTLAFLADWVAPNTSPICGNSICQDRRFLHRCMPKLEKYFHYRNLDVSTVKELARRWAPEVLAGMHKDSKHTALSDVHDSIAELRHYRGFMGKLGGLAG, via the coding sequence ATGAGCGGACACCCCGGACACGAGCACGGACACGAACACCGGTTGATATGGATCGACCTGGAAATGACCGGGCTGGACACCGACCGCGACTCGATCCTGGAGATCGCCACCGTCGTCACCGACGCCCAGCTCAGCGTGCTCGCCGAAGGCCCGGAACTGGCCATCGCCCATCCGTTGCAGCGGCTGGAGGCGATGGACGAGTGGAACCGCAACCAGCACGGCAAGTCCGGCTTGTGGCAGCGCGTGCTGGAGCAGGGCGTGACGATGGAAGAGGCCGAGCGCCGGACCCTGGCGTTTCTCGCCGACTGGGTCGCGCCGAACACTTCGCCGATCTGCGGCAACTCGATCTGCCAGGACCGCCGCTTCCTGCACCGCTGCATGCCGAAGCTGGAGAAGTACTTCCATTACCGGAACCTCGACGTCAGCACGGTCAAGGAACTGGCGCGGCGCTGGGCGCCGGAGGTGCTCGCGGGGATGCACAAGGACAGCAAGCACACCGCGCTGAGCGACGTGCACGACTCGATCGCCGAGCTGCGGCATTACCGCGGGTTCATGGGCAAGCTGGGCGGGCTCGCGGGCTGA
- a CDS encoding Cache 3/Cache 2 fusion domain-containing protein → MFLHSLRVRLLLPVLALVLVAVLALTVVLAIAQARHVRADAAQSIERRTLALQSLFGVTRSIMLDRTHDAMRLLRSEGRKLGAASLGGRVTVGGRASNDLVLGGVSQANNFALVDSVTAIAQGTATLFARDGEDFVRVATNVRKDDGSRAIGTQLDPLGQVIPHMRKGENFYGVVDILGTPYVTGYEPIFADSDARRAIGVWYVGYKTDLQALSEVVDASQVLDSGFIAVFDSKDKLRFHSKTGATVDPAQIARIAQETPEGWVVSREEVPNWGFTLVSAYPKSDVDKAIVRQSLWIGGIGLLVCALILGLQWGLIWSRVLKPIQHLTTVAEELSVGKWGHTIEETELKDEIGKLARAISRLSYSVRVAMERLAKLSR, encoded by the coding sequence ATGTTTCTTCACTCGTTGCGGGTGCGCCTGCTGCTGCCCGTGCTGGCGCTGGTGCTGGTCGCCGTGCTCGCCTTGACCGTGGTGCTCGCCATCGCCCAGGCGCGCCACGTGCGCGCCGACGCCGCCCAATCCATCGAACGCCGCACGCTGGCGCTGCAGAGCCTGTTCGGCGTCACCCGTTCGATCATGCTCGACCGCACCCACGACGCCATGCGCCTGCTGCGCAGCGAAGGCCGCAAGCTCGGCGCCGCCAGCCTGGGCGGACGCGTCACCGTCGGCGGCCGCGCCAGCAACGACCTGGTGCTCGGCGGCGTCTCGCAGGCCAACAACTTCGCCTTGGTCGACAGCGTCACCGCCATCGCCCAGGGCACCGCGACCTTGTTCGCGCGCGACGGCGAGGACTTCGTGCGCGTCGCCACCAACGTGCGCAAGGACGACGGCAGCCGCGCCATCGGCACCCAGCTCGATCCGCTCGGCCAGGTGATCCCGCACATGCGCAAGGGCGAGAACTTCTACGGCGTGGTCGACATCCTCGGCACGCCCTACGTCACCGGCTACGAGCCGATCTTCGCCGACAGCGACGCCCGCCGCGCGATCGGCGTGTGGTACGTGGGCTACAAGACCGACCTGCAGGCGCTGTCGGAAGTCGTCGACGCCAGCCAGGTGCTGGACTCGGGCTTCATCGCCGTGTTCGACAGCAAGGACAAGCTGCGCTTCCACTCCAAGACCGGCGCGACCGTCGATCCGGCGCAGATCGCGCGCATCGCCCAGGAAACGCCGGAAGGCTGGGTGGTCAGCCGCGAGGAAGTGCCGAACTGGGGCTTCACCCTGGTCTCGGCCTATCCCAAGAGCGACGTCGACAAGGCGATCGTGCGCCAGTCGTTGTGGATCGGCGGCATCGGCCTGCTGGTGTGCGCGCTGATCCTGGGCCTGCAGTGGGGCCTGATCTGGAGCCGCGTGCTCAAGCCGATCCAGCACCTGACCACGGTCGCCGAGGAACTGAGCGTCGGCAAGTGGGGCCACACCATCGAGGAGACCGAACTCAAGGACGAGATCGGCAAGCTCGCCCGCGCCATCTCGCGCCTGTCCTACAGCGTGCGCGTGGCGATGGAGCGGCTGGCCAAGCTCTCGCGCTGA
- a CDS encoding DUF2721 domain-containing protein — translation MTANAPDVHYAILTAMLAPAFFLTATASLLLSANNRLARVIDRARVLLKELAETEDAEERELIERHILRQKKRSRIILRGSQLLYTAISFFVGTSLTVAGDAVLGYRLGLVPTVLAAFGVLSMFAASLLLARESSLAVEAVNEEMDHGHASAVKRWAKARG, via the coding sequence ATGACCGCCAACGCTCCCGACGTCCACTACGCGATCCTGACCGCGATGCTGGCGCCCGCGTTCTTCCTGACCGCGACCGCCTCGTTGCTGCTGTCGGCCAACAACCGCCTGGCCCGGGTCATCGACCGCGCCCGGGTCCTGCTCAAGGAACTGGCCGAGACCGAGGACGCCGAAGAGCGCGAGCTGATCGAACGCCACATCCTGCGCCAGAAGAAGCGCAGCCGGATCATCCTGCGCGGCAGCCAGTTGCTCTACACCGCGATCAGCTTCTTCGTCGGCACCAGCCTGACCGTGGCCGGCGACGCAGTGCTCGGCTATCGCCTGGGCCTGGTGCCGACCGTGCTGGCCGCGTTCGGGGTGCTGTCGATGTTCGCCGCCAGCCTGCTGCTGGCGCGCGAATCCTCGCTGGCGGTGGAGGCGGTCAACGAGGAGATGGACCACGGCCACGCCAGCGCGGTCAAGCGCTGGGCCAAGGCGCGCGGCTGA
- a CDS encoding DUF2721 domain-containing protein — translation MPDPLQLSSHYAVVSAMITPAFFLTATASLLVSSNNRLARVVDRMRQQLATLEDTVDEHARQYLEARIILHRRRVRLILTCLQLLYGAMTAFVGTSLAIGIDQFADYRLRGVPTGLAMCGVLLVLAACINMGREARMSVSMLDAEVKREFDRDHGRRKRG, via the coding sequence ATGCCCGACCCGCTGCAACTGAGTTCGCACTACGCCGTGGTCTCGGCGATGATCACGCCGGCCTTCTTCCTGACCGCCACCGCTTCGCTGCTGGTGTCGTCGAACAACCGCCTGGCGCGCGTGGTCGACCGCATGCGCCAGCAACTGGCGACGCTGGAAGACACCGTCGACGAGCACGCGCGGCAGTACCTGGAAGCGCGCATCATCCTGCACCGCCGGCGCGTGCGCCTGATCCTGACCTGCCTGCAACTGCTGTACGGCGCGATGACCGCCTTCGTCGGCACCAGCCTGGCCATCGGCATCGACCAGTTCGCCGACTACCGCCTGCGCGGCGTGCCGACCGGGCTGGCGATGTGCGGCGTGCTGCTGGTGCTGGCCGCCTGCATCAACATGGGCCGCGAAGCGCGCATGAGCGTGAGCATGCTCGACGCCGAAGTGAAGCGCGAGTTCGACCGCGACCACGGCCGCAGGAAACGCGGCTGA